The genome window AACACCAAGCAACGTCAACCACCCTAAGTTTGACCAACTTATATTTACAACTTCAGAAATAGCTTCTGGCTGAAAAAGAATCATTACCACCGAAAGTGCGATCACTCCACCAATCATTTCGTATAAAGTAACTTTAGTTGGTTTGATTGATTTTGGTAATCTCGAATTAAGAACTGCAAATAATGCCGATAAAAAACTACACAAAATACCGATAATAATTCCTAATTTATAATCTTCTGGCGATGCATTAAAAATAACAGCTACACAAGCAGAAACAATTATGGCAAGAATTATTTCGAGCAGATTAATTCTTCGCTTAAAAAAAATAGGTTCTAAAATCGCACTAAAAAGCGCGCCCATCGACAACGTACTCAACGCAATTGAAATATTAGAAAGTTTGATTGACAAATAAAATGTAAACCAATGTATTCCTACAATTCCACCAATAGCAAGTAATCTCAATAATTCGTTTTTGGTCACTTTGAAATCCATTTTTCTGAATTTCATATAGATAAAAACAGCAATTGCCCCAATAAGAACACGATACCAAACCATTGGCAACGCACTCATTGTGACTAATTTTCCGAAAACTCCTGTAAATCCCCAAAGAAGTACGAGAAACTGCAACCGAAGTTGAACTTTTGAAATCATTCTAAGCCTTTTTCGCAAAAGTAGAGTTTAATTCTATATTGCTAAAACGATTTAATTGATTTAATTGATTTAATCTGTAAATAATTTTGTATAAGTTCTAATGTTAAATTAACATCAAATAATTATTACTCAAACTTTAATTCTTATTCTTCGTTGTATTTTCGAAACTTCAAAATTAATCGATGGATTTTAGTATTTTTTTACAACCAGATGCATTAGTTGCATTATTTACATTAACAATGTTAGAAATCGTTTTAGGGATTGATAATATTGTTTTTATCTCTATTTTGTCAGGAAAATTACCTGCGCATCAACAAAAGAAAGCACAACAGCTTGGTTTATTTTTAGCCATGTTTACACGTGTAATCCTTTTATTCTCGTTAAGTTGGGTGATGAGTCTTACCACTCCTCTATTCAATATCGGCGAATGGATTGGCATTACTTCAACCGAATGGTTAGAAAAATTAGCTATCTCTGGTCGAGATTTGATTTTATTAATCGGAGGATTATTCTTGATTTATAAATCGACTGTAGAAATTCACCACAAAATAGAAGGTGTTGAAGAAACTGAAGGAAAAGTGAAAGTACATTCTTTTGCAGGAACTATTGTACAAATCTTAATTTTAGACATTGTTTTCTCATTAGATTCTGTGATTACAGCAGTTGGTATGGCAGAACATATCGAAGTTATGATTGCGGCTGTAATTATTGCTGTTGCAGTTATGATGCTTTCAGCAAGTGCGGTTTCTAAATTTGTGAACGATCATCCAACGGTTAAAATGTTGGCTTTATCATTCTTATTATTAATCGGTGTTTCGTTATTAGCAGAAGGATTTGATCAACACATTTCGAAAGGATACATCTATTTTGCAATGGGATTCTCTGTTTTAGTCGAATTCTTGAATTTGAAAATGAAGAAAAAGCATTCGAATCCAGGAATTGTCCGAAATATGGTTGGCGACGCAGAAGAACAAAACAAAAATTTATAACTAACTTTAAGGTCTCAATTATGAGACCTTTTTTATTTAAGAAAAAAATCAATGCAAAATATAAAACTAATCGTGACAGATATGGACGGAACTTTGTTGCGTTCTGATCATTCATTAAGTCCAGAATTCAATAAAATTTACGAAGAATTAAAAGAAAACAACATCACATTTGTACCTGCAAGTGGTCGTCAATACTATAGTATCATTTCATATTTTGAAAATATAAAAGATGAATTGGCAATTATTGCTGAAAACGGAACTTATGTTACCTACAAAGGTGAGGAAGTTTTTATTGACGAATTGGATTGGTCTGTTGTAAAAGAAATCGTAGAAGAAGTACGTAAAATAGAAGGTGCAAATATTGTTTTGGCTGGCAAAAATGCCGCTTATGTGGAATCGAAAGATGAAACTTTTTTAGAATATTTTAAAAATTATTACGATAAAAATATTTGGGTTGATGATTTAAATAAAATCGAAAATGAACAATTCATTAAAATTGCAGTAAATCATGCTGATGGAACAGAATTTAATGTATTTCCAAAATTAGTTGATTTTGAAAAATATGGATTAAAAGTTGTGGTTTCTGGCGAAGTTTGGTTAGATGTTATGAATAAAAAATCGAACAAAGGAGTTGCATTACAAGCTTTGATGAATAAATTGGATATTTCTTCTGAAGAAATCATTGTTTTTGGCGATTTTATGAATGATTTGGAGATGTTACACTTGGCAAAATATAGTTTTGCAATGGAAAATGCGCATCAAAATGTAAAAGAAGTAGCGAATTTTAAAGCGCCTTCTAATGATGAAGATGGTGTAATTCAAGTTATTAAGCAATATTTACAACAATTAAAAACCGTAAACACTTAATAATCTGACAAATAACATCAATCATTTAACATTTCAAATCAGATTAAATTATTAATTTCGCACAAAACCTAAACAATCAATGTTCACTATCAACAGACATCTAAAAAGCTTTCTTGCAATTGGAACTTTACTTTTTGTTTTTTCTTGTAAAAAGGCAAATAATCCAATTCAAAATCAAACAACAACTTCTTCTGAGCCAAAAGAAATTTTGCAGAATGATGTTGATTCTATTTATACAGTAAAAATTGACTCATCTACTTTGCAATTAGATACTATTGCAAAAGAAGAAAAGCAAAATCCTATTGATTCGACAAAACAATATGTCTACCTAACTTTTGATGATGGTCCATATAAAGGAAGCAAAAATATCAATAAAATATTAACCGAAGAAAATGTAAAAGGAACGGTTTTCTTAGTTGGTTTTAATGCTTTTACAAAAGATTTGAAACAACATGTAGAAGATTATAAAGCTAATCCAAATGTAGAAATTGCTAACCATACTTTTTCGCATGCTCGCAACAAATACAAAGCTTTTTACAGTGTTCCAGAAAATGTTTACGAAGATATTCGCAAAAATGAGGTGGTATTAGATATACATTCTCGTTGGGTGCGTTTGCCTGCGCGTAACACATGGCGTTTGAACAAACGTAAAAAAGACGATCCAGTAAAAAATGCAATTCCAGCAGCTGATTTATTGGCTAAAAATCAATATTATATTTACGGTTGGGATTATGAATGGGAAAGAAGTGGAAAAAAATCTGCAAATCATCAACTTTCTTCGCCTGAAAAAATATACGAAGGAATTGTACATCGTTTGGATCAAAATAAAACATTCGAAAAAAATCATTTGGTAATTTTAATGCACGATGATATGTTTAATGAAGATTATAATGCAGAAAAATTAAGACAATTAATTGTTTTATTGAAACGTAATCCGAAAATTGTAATCGAAGGAATTTCGGGATATCCAACCAGGATTAGCTAAATAAAATATTAAGATAAAAAAAATCCACTTCATCTGAAGTGGATTTTTTTATTAAATAAACTCTATCGTTGTTTCTATTTCGTGACCTTTTTCTAACACTTTGTGTACAGGACAAGAATTTGCAACTTTCAATAATCTTGTTTGTTGTTTCTCATCGAAATTGCCTTCTATGATAACATGACGTTGAAAAGTAATTGGCTCAGTTGTAATCATATCAAAATTGACTTCTACCTCAACTTTTTTGTAAGGAAATTCTTTGTGATTCATATACATTTGCAATGTAATCGACGTACAAGAAGCCAATGCAGCGCCCAATAATTCGCTTGGTTTTGCAGCCGTATCCAATCCTCCTTTGTCTATAGGTTCGTCTACATTAAATTCGTGTTTTCCAGCTTTAATATTCGAAATATAGTTTATATCTGTCGAAGTTGACGTTACATTAATATCACTCATTATCAATTTATTTATCGTTTTCTTTTACTTTAGATTTTTGTTGTGCTTGTGGAATTGGAACATAATCGTCGTCACCAGGAACTTTAGGAAAACGATGATTAATCCAATCTTCCTTCGCCGTTTCAATCGTTTCTCTTGAAGAACTTACAAAATTCCAAAAGATAAAATGTTCTTCTGGTAATTCTTCCCCTCCAAAAATATAAACGGTAGAACCAGCCGCAATTTCAAACTCACACAAAGTAGCTTCTTTCGCTACTAATAATTGTTTTGTTCCATACGTTTCTCCTCCATCTTTGATAGAACCTTCTAAGACATACAAAGCAGATTCTCCATACAAATCTTTTCCCAATGAAACTTTGAAATCATTTTTAGCTTTAATTTCAATAAAATATAAAGGAGAATAAACAGGTACGCCAGAAGTATGTTCACCAAACTTACCTGCAATCAATTTATAATCTGCATTATCGTCTGACCAATTTGGTAATTTATCTGCTTCAACGTGAACAAAACTTGGTTCCATATTTTCTAATTCTTTTGGCAAAGCCACCCAAATTTGTAATCCATGCAATGTTTTTTCAGTTGTACGTAAATATTCAGGAGTTCGCTCAGAATGCACAACACCTTTACCTGCAGTCATCCAATTCACAGCTCCAGGCTGAATTTCTAATTCAGTTCCCAAACTATCGCGATGCATAATCGCTCCTTCAAATAAATAAGTCAAAGTTGATAAACCAATATGTGGGTGCGGTCCAACATCAAGATTTTGATAATCTTTCATTTTTGTTGGTCCCATATGGTCGATAAATACAAATGGTCCGACATGTCTTTTTTGACGAAATGGTAATAACCTACCTACCAAAAAATTTCCTATATCAGCAGCTTTTTCTTCTAAAATTAATCCAACGTTAGACATAATTAGTTTAGTTTTTTAATTGATGTAAAATTAGTTTTAACTATTAATTTAAAACTTGATTTAAGTTAATAAATAAAAAAAGGCTAACCAAAAGGTTAGCCAATTATAACTTAATCTTAACGATTTCTAGTAATCGTAATTATTTTGTGTTTCTCCTCCAAAATTCCAAGCAATACCGAAACGTAATGTGTTTTCTAAAGCATTGTTTGTATCTGACATTGGAATTAAATAAGACGCATTAAATGCAAACGCATTGTATTTCAGTCCTAAACCTAATGTCAAATGTTGACGATCTCCTTTCATTGGACTTTCGTGAAAATAACCTGCACGAATAAATAAAGCATCATTATAAGAATACTCTGCACCTACAGAATACATAATTTCTTTTAACTCCTCTTTTCCTCCTCCAGGAGCATCTCCAAATGAACTAAAAATTCCAGACATTACTCCTTTATTAGGAATATATCCAGTTCCAGGAATTGGATTTCCATTTTCATCTTTCTCATATGTTGGAGTTGGAACTAATAATTTAGAAAATTCTGTTGTAATTCCTACTTTATTGTAATCATCAAATTTGAAATCATATCCAACACCTAAACGTAATGTTGTTGGTAAATATGATGCATTATCTTCTGAGTTTGAATAATCTAATTTTGGACCAATATTAGAGATTTGGAAACCTCCACGTAATTTTCCTTCAAAATTGTTGGTATCCATTGTTTCTGATTGATAATAACCTGCTAAATCAACTGCAAATGTATTTGCTGGCTGAACTGTACCATCGCTTACTCCATTGAATAAATCTGAACGAATGAAACGACCAGTTACCGCCATCGAGTAGTTATCCGTTAAACGTAAACCATATGATAAATCGATAGAGAATTCATTTGGTTTTGCTTTTCCCATCGAAACAATATCAGTTCCTTGTAATTGGTTAAGTTCTATTTCTCCCATATTGAAATAATAGATACTTGCTCCTAATGTACTACGCTCATCTTGTCCTAAGAAAGTGTAATAAGTTGCATTTAATAAGAAAACATCATTCACCAAAGATCCCATATATGGAGTATAAGTAAATGCTACTCCTGAATAATCTGGTGCAAAAGCATATTTTGCCGCATTCCAGTATTGTGAATAATTATCTGTTGATGTGGCTACACCTTGATCTCCTAAACCACCTGCACGTGCATCTGGAGAAATTCTTAAAAATGGAGCTCCAGTTAAAATTGGATTAGATTTTGTATAATCGTTCCCAGTATCATTTCCTCCTGTATCTTGAGCAAAAGTAAATCCTGATGCTAAAATCAATAAGCTTGCGGTAATTTTTTTCATTCGTGTTATATTGATTATATTTTATCTTTTTATTTATTATTTTAATATGACAAGTTTTTCAACTGCTGCGGCTGATCCTTTACAAACCGTATCATCAACACCTTTCACATTGACCTTGTAAATATAAACACCTTTTCCTATTTTATCGCCAAAATCGTCCAAACCATCCCATTCTATCGCATATTTACCTGTTCGATATCCTTCTCTAAAAGGTTCTGCCGAAACAGTTTTTCGGATTGTTTTGACCAATTTTCCTGAAATTGTAAATATCTGAACCATTACATCTAACTCAGAATCACAATTATGTTCAAAATGGAAAAACGTATTCTTAGTAAATGGATTTGGCCAGTTTAGCAATTTATCAATATGCAATTGTCCTGTTCCATTTTCCATTACTACAAAGTCTAACGTTGCAGTATTCGAATTATTGTTGATATCCCAAAATTTTAAATTCACAGTATGTTGACCAAGTTCAAGATTTTTCAATTGATACATTACTTGTCCTTTCTGGTAATCCTCGAAATTCTTATTGACACAAGGATTTGCATCACCTCCATCATAATATTCATTCAACACATAAGCATCTTGTACTTTTCCATCAAGTGTTGCTACAATATCGTGTCCAATACTTGATCCTGTTGCATTAATACCCGAATTATCAGTTAAACAACCCACCAAATAAGGCGAACGATCTGTAATTCCTCCATTCGCAAAATGAAGATTATTCATATATAACTTGCCCTGCGGACGTTCATCATCATTTAATCCTTCTTCATTAATTCCTTCAATCGTAATTGTTTTTAAAGTCGATGCATCTTTACCATCTTTCTCATCCCAAGCATAAAATTTTATTTTACGATTTCCTAGCTCGTAATTGATATCTTTCGGAACATAAAATTGAATCGTAAACTCACCTTTTTCAACTTTTCCTGTTCCTTTATAAATTGTTTTATTTTCTGTTTCGAAAGTTTTTCCAGCCCAATCAGACTCCGATAAAATGGTTTTCGTTTCAGGTTTTTCATACAAACTAATCGCAATTTTCCCATTGAAATTATTATCAATAGAAGTGTTAGATAATTGATTTACTTTACCTGTAATCGTTATAAAATCTAACGCTTGCATCTTACCACCTGCAAGGGCATCTACATCTTTTTTATTTTTGATACTTAATATTTCAATATCTTGTTGCGGACGATGAATTACTAACATCGGATCTCCAAGAATACTTACACTTTTGTTATTTGTATGTTTTGGAGAATAATTTAATTTTGCTTCATTAAGCGCTTTACCAATTGTTTGATTTTCTACACCAACCTTCTTAAAAAATTGTTCGATCAAAAAATTATTCATCGAATCTCCATAGCCTGTTCCAATCGGACGGTTAGTCGTAATCATAGATAACGCTCCACCATTTGCATTTTTCAACATTGCTTCACCAGCAGAATTATATTGCGGTAAATCCCAAATTGTAAAATCACAAGTAACAGTTGTGACGATAGGTAAACGTGAATAAGCTGCATTAAAATTGGATAAATTTGTTAATTCTTCAGCTGTTATAATTCGTTCTTGCGCCCAACTACGAGGACCACCATGACCATAATACATCAAGAAGTTTGAACCTAACTCGATTCCATTCAGAATTGCTTGATTTACGGTTGGATATCGAACACCAGCAGAAGTACTTTCGGGTTGATGAGCTCCCGAATATATCTTATTAATCGTATAAATTTGATTCTCAGGCTTAGAAAATTCTGTATCAATTTTGGCATTTAAACCTGGAGTATTTACATTATTGTCATTATCCGTAACTGCAACAATTTTTGTTCGCCAATCGCCATACGAAGTTCCTTTTCCTTGAACTTTACCATAATACGAAATTATTTTATCAACCAAAATCTTTGCCTCAGCAGAGTTAGAAGCAGAAATTCGTCCTACAGCTATTTCAAACCAATTGGCATCGTAACTATAAATTCCATCTACGCTATTCGATAACATTTTTACATTATCATTTAACATTGCAAAATAATCGTCGGTTGCAATCGCACCATCAATATTAAGAGAAGGTTCGTCTGTAAAAGTGGGAAGATAATTTGTAAAATCTTTTACTCTATTTTTCGGATCATAGGTTGTCGCTCCAAACAAAACACCATATTCTAAATTTGGACTTGACCCATCTTTTAAGAATTTAAAGAAATCACGAATAGCAATAGGATCTTGACTCCCAGAAGAAAAATCGTTGTAAACTTGTTCCGTTGTAACAACTGCAACATTTATTTTATCATGCTCTTTTCTAAAATTCGCCAGACGTGTAGCCTGATCCAAATATTTTGGATGTGTGACAATTATATAATTAATATCGGTTAAACTACGAATATCTTGATTTGTAACTTTCCCTACATATTTTGCATCTGTAAAAGCATTTTCATCCTTAAAAGCGACAAACT of Empedobacter falsenii contains these proteins:
- the porU gene encoding type IX secretion system sortase PorU, with the translated sequence MKKYFILVATLLQFPQLFSQNYKINWENNQTISLTNGNTVNVPFFSNKDNYFVGGYFLPEFVVELNFTNQEVELSNVQFREVQNELADLNTSSITDKINFSSYNIIDKNGQQKLIVKVVPFVKQNDKILKIESFSIVPKTTQSRRNLNQRLVDNSTTSVLKSGDWYKIKVSKDGVFKLDKSFFTKNGIPTNFNPKSLKIYGNGEGRLMENLTEDRIGALNEIPIKFVGGEDNSFDNSDYVLFYAKGPHQWYRNNTTTLKDAKVRYNLYDDFAYYFISFNGEDGKRVGEQAITTSPVKTFSTFDNLQFHEKDSINLNGLGQIWVGENIGLKDGFKKTFKANAVNGGEAYLRYAVVGKNANTISYSLNVNGQTFTYPLGDSLFDRSVQDETISLSSNTIDIAVSSNGTNPSGLVYLDYLQLRFKDGLTYNNEQFTFQFLEDINDGSVNAFSLNNAANVSVWNVSDIHSISSIVPQSNLYKFSTNHQNQFVAFKDENAFTDAKYVGKVTNQDIRSLTDINYIIVTHPKYLDQATRLANFRKEHDKINVAVVTTEQVYNDFSSGSQDPIAIRDFFKFLKDGSSPNLEYGVLFGATTYDPKNRVKDFTNYLPTFTDEPSLNIDGAIATDDYFAMLNDNVKMLSNSVDGIYSYDANWFEIAVGRISASNSAEAKILVDKIISYYGKVQGKGTSYGDWRTKIVAVTDNDNNVNTPGLNAKIDTEFSKPENQIYTINKIYSGAHQPESTSAGVRYPTVNQAILNGIELGSNFLMYYGHGGPRSWAQERIITAEELTNLSNFNAAYSRLPIVTTVTCDFTIWDLPQYNSAGEAMLKNANGGALSMITTNRPIGTGYGDSMNNFLIEQFFKKVGVENQTIGKALNEAKLNYSPKHTNNKSVSILGDPMLVIHRPQQDIEILSIKNKKDVDALAGGKMQALDFITITGKVNQLSNTSIDNNFNGKIAISLYEKPETKTILSESDWAGKTFETENKTIYKGTGKVEKGEFTIQFYVPKDINYELGNRKIKFYAWDEKDGKDASTLKTITIEGINEEGLNDDERPQGKLYMNNLHFANGGITDRSPYLVGCLTDNSGINATGSSIGHDIVATLDGKVQDAYVLNEYYDGGDANPCVNKNFEDYQKGQVMYQLKNLELGQHTVNLKFWDINNNSNTATLDFVVMENGTGQLHIDKLLNWPNPFTKNTFFHFEHNCDSELDVMVQIFTISGKLVKTIRKTVSAEPFREGYRTGKYAIEWDGLDDFGDKIGKGVYIYKVNVKGVDDTVCKGSAAAVEKLVILK
- a CDS encoding pirin family protein; translated protein: MSNVGLILEEKAADIGNFLVGRLLPFRQKRHVGPFVFIDHMGPTKMKDYQNLDVGPHPHIGLSTLTYLFEGAIMHRDSLGTELEIQPGAVNWMTAGKGVVHSERTPEYLRTTEKTLHGLQIWVALPKELENMEPSFVHVEADKLPNWSDDNADYKLIAGKFGEHTSGVPVYSPLYFIEIKAKNDFKVSLGKDLYGESALYVLEGSIKDGGETYGTKQLLVAKEATLCEFEIAAGSTVYIFGGEELPEEHFIFWNFVSSSRETIETAKEDWINHRFPKVPGDDDYVPIPQAQQKSKVKENDK
- a CDS encoding polysaccharide deacetylase family protein; this translates as MFTINRHLKSFLAIGTLLFVFSCKKANNPIQNQTTTSSEPKEILQNDVDSIYTVKIDSSTLQLDTIAKEEKQNPIDSTKQYVYLTFDDGPYKGSKNINKILTEENVKGTVFLVGFNAFTKDLKQHVEDYKANPNVEIANHTFSHARNKYKAFYSVPENVYEDIRKNEVVLDIHSRWVRLPARNTWRLNKRKKDDPVKNAIPAADLLAKNQYYIYGWDYEWERSGKKSANHQLSSPEKIYEGIVHRLDQNKTFEKNHLVILMHDDMFNEDYNAEKLRQLIVLLKRNPKIVIEGISGYPTRIS
- a CDS encoding HAD family hydrolase — its product is MQNIKLIVTDMDGTLLRSDHSLSPEFNKIYEELKENNITFVPASGRQYYSIISYFENIKDELAIIAENGTYVTYKGEEVFIDELDWSVVKEIVEEVRKIEGANIVLAGKNAAYVESKDETFLEYFKNYYDKNIWVDDLNKIENEQFIKIAVNHADGTEFNVFPKLVDFEKYGLKVVVSGEVWLDVMNKKSNKGVALQALMNKLDISSEEIIVFGDFMNDLEMLHLAKYSFAMENAHQNVKEVANFKAPSNDEDGVIQVIKQYLQQLKTVNT
- a CDS encoding TerC family protein, whose product is MDFSIFLQPDALVALFTLTMLEIVLGIDNIVFISILSGKLPAHQQKKAQQLGLFLAMFTRVILLFSLSWVMSLTTPLFNIGEWIGITSTEWLEKLAISGRDLILLIGGLFLIYKSTVEIHHKIEGVEETEGKVKVHSFAGTIVQILILDIVFSLDSVITAVGMAEHIEVMIAAVIIAVAVMMLSASAVSKFVNDHPTVKMLALSFLLLIGVSLLAEGFDQHISKGYIYFAMGFSVLVEFLNLKMKKKHSNPGIVRNMVGDAEEQNKNL
- a CDS encoding DMT family transporter, whose translation is MISKVQLRLQFLVLLWGFTGVFGKLVTMSALPMVWYRVLIGAIAVFIYMKFRKMDFKVTKNELLRLLAIGGIVGIHWFTFYLSIKLSNISIALSTLSMGALFSAILEPIFFKRRINLLEIILAIIVSACVAVIFNASPEDYKLGIIIGILCSFLSALFAVLNSRLPKSIKPTKVTLYEMIGGVIALSVVMILFQPEAISEVVNISWSNLGWLTLLGVIFTAFAQIESVDLLKHVSAFTLMLNVNLEPVYGIILASIIFGDSEHMNPIFYIATGVMVLSIIMNGILKTRFSK
- a CDS encoding OsmC family protein, which codes for MSDINVTSTSTDINYISNIKAGKHEFNVDEPIDKGGLDTAAKPSELLGAALASCTSITLQMYMNHKEFPYKKVEVEVNFDMITTEPITFQRHVIIEGNFDEKQQTRLLKVANSCPVHKVLEKGHEIETTIEFI
- the porV gene encoding type IX secretion system outer membrane channel protein PorV, which translates into the protein MKKITASLLILASGFTFAQDTGGNDTGNDYTKSNPILTGAPFLRISPDARAGGLGDQGVATSTDNYSQYWNAAKYAFAPDYSGVAFTYTPYMGSLVNDVFLLNATYYTFLGQDERSTLGASIYYFNMGEIELNQLQGTDIVSMGKAKPNEFSIDLSYGLRLTDNYSMAVTGRFIRSDLFNGVSDGTVQPANTFAVDLAGYYQSETMDTNNFEGKLRGGFQISNIGPKLDYSNSEDNASYLPTTLRLGVGYDFKFDDYNKVGITTEFSKLLVPTPTYEKDENGNPIPGTGYIPNKGVMSGIFSSFGDAPGGGKEELKEIMYSVGAEYSYNDALFIRAGYFHESPMKGDRQHLTLGLGLKYNAFAFNASYLIPMSDTNNALENTLRFGIAWNFGGETQNNYDY